One Rossellomorea aquimaris DNA window includes the following coding sequences:
- the recF gene encoding DNA replication/repair protein RecF yields the protein MYIEQLELRNYRNYESIDVSFENKVNVILGENAQGKTNIMESIYVLAMAKSHRTSNDKDLIRWDEEYAKIKGRIQKYNGALPLELILSKKGKKAKSNHLEQSKLSQYVGNMNVVMFAPEDLHLVKGSPQVRRRFIDMEIGQVSPVYLHDISLYQKILQQRNHYLKQLQTRKQKDQTMLDVLTEQFIEMAVKITKKRFEFVQLLESWAKPIHSGISRNLETLEIVYKPSLDVSDNQEWSKMVDIYEQKFDGIREREIDRGVTLVGPHRDDLQFIVNGRDVQTFGSQGQQRTTALSVKLAEIELIHSEIKEYPILLLDDVLSELDDYRQSHLLNTIQGKVQTFVTTTNVDGIDHQTLNEATTFEVEAGSMKRLK from the coding sequence ATGTACATTGAACAATTAGAATTAAGAAACTATCGAAATTACGAATCAATCGACGTGAGTTTCGAAAATAAGGTGAACGTAATTCTTGGAGAGAATGCTCAAGGGAAGACGAATATTATGGAGTCTATCTATGTACTGGCAATGGCCAAATCCCACCGGACCTCAAATGATAAAGATTTAATCCGTTGGGACGAGGAATATGCTAAAATAAAAGGTAGGATTCAGAAATATAACGGTGCGTTACCATTGGAGCTTATCCTCTCGAAAAAGGGAAAAAAAGCGAAAAGTAATCACCTTGAGCAATCTAAATTAAGTCAATATGTCGGCAATATGAATGTTGTCATGTTTGCGCCTGAAGATCTCCATTTAGTAAAAGGGAGCCCTCAAGTAAGGCGTCGTTTTATTGATATGGAAATCGGTCAGGTTTCTCCTGTTTATTTACATGATATCAGCCTTTATCAAAAAATATTACAGCAACGGAACCATTATCTGAAACAATTGCAAACGAGGAAACAAAAAGACCAGACCATGCTGGATGTCTTGACGGAACAGTTCATAGAGATGGCTGTGAAAATTACGAAAAAGCGTTTTGAATTCGTTCAGCTATTAGAAAGTTGGGCGAAACCGATCCATTCCGGGATTTCAAGGAACTTAGAAACCTTAGAAATCGTATATAAACCGTCTTTAGATGTATCAGATAATCAAGAATGGTCAAAAATGGTAGATATATATGAGCAGAAATTTGATGGTATCCGCGAACGGGAAATTGATCGCGGTGTGACCCTGGTCGGACCACATCGGGACGATCTTCAATTTATCGTGAATGGACGGGATGTTCAAACATTCGGATCGCAGGGGCAGCAACGGACAACGGCCCTCTCTGTGAAGCTTGCAGAAATTGAGCTGATTCATTCAGAAATTAAAGAATATCCCATCTTACTTCTTGATGATGTCTTGTCAGAATTAGATGATTATCGACAGTCACATTTATTAAATACCATCCAGGGAAAAGTTCAAACCTTTGTCACGACGACAAACGTGGATGGGATTGATCATCAAACCTTAAACGAAGCGACTACTTTTGAAGTGGAAGCCGGATCAATGAAAAGATTGAAATGA
- the dnaN gene encoding DNA polymerase III subunit beta: MKFVIQRDYLVQSVQDVMKAVTSRTTIPILTGIKIIATEDGVTLTGSDSDISIESFIPNEEEGSEIVEIMDTGGIVLQAKFFSEIVKKLPKDTVEIEVQNHFQTVIRSGQAEFNLNGLDPEEYPHLPQIEEGNGIKVSTDLLKTMIRQTVFAVSTSETRPILTGVNCQIENGELSCIATDSHRLAMRKAPIETNHDASYNIVIPGKSLNELNKILDDTEEPVEIVITENQVLFKAKHLLFFSRLLEGNYPDTSRLIPSDTKTELTLNTKEFLQAIDRASLLAREGRNNVVKLSTLDGGMIEISSNTPEIGKVIEQVQSQSIEGEKLKISFSAKYMMDALKAIEGTEIYVNFTGAMRPFVLKPLHDDSILQLILPVRTY; this comes from the coding sequence ATGAAATTTGTTATTCAAAGGGACTATCTTGTCCAAAGTGTTCAGGATGTCATGAAAGCTGTAACGTCAAGAACAACGATCCCCATTCTTACAGGAATAAAAATCATCGCCACTGAAGATGGCGTAACATTAACAGGCAGTGATTCAGATATTTCAATTGAGTCCTTTATTCCAAATGAAGAAGAAGGTTCAGAAATTGTTGAAATAATGGACACTGGAGGAATTGTTCTTCAGGCTAAGTTTTTCAGTGAAATCGTAAAGAAATTGCCTAAAGATACGGTGGAAATTGAAGTTCAAAATCATTTCCAAACGGTTATTCGTTCAGGGCAGGCAGAATTTAATTTAAACGGTTTAGATCCAGAAGAGTACCCGCATCTTCCTCAGATTGAAGAAGGGAACGGGATCAAAGTTTCGACAGATCTCTTGAAAACGATGATCAGACAAACTGTATTCGCAGTGTCCACCTCAGAAACACGCCCCATCTTGACAGGTGTAAACTGCCAGATTGAAAATGGGGAACTGAGCTGTATTGCAACAGATAGTCACCGGCTTGCGATGAGAAAGGCACCGATTGAAACCAATCATGATGCTTCTTACAATATTGTGATCCCAGGGAAAAGCTTAAACGAGCTGAATAAAATCCTTGATGATACAGAAGAGCCTGTTGAAATCGTGATCACTGAAAATCAAGTGCTGTTCAAAGCGAAACACCTATTATTCTTCTCAAGGTTATTAGAAGGGAATTATCCTGACACTAGTCGATTGATTCCTTCTGATACAAAGACAGAACTAACCCTGAATACGAAAGAATTTTTACAAGCGATAGACCGTGCGTCGCTGCTTGCCAGAGAAGGAAGAAACAACGTAGTCAAACTTTCAACTCTGGATGGAGGCATGATTGAGATTTCGTCTAACACACCGGAGATCGGGAAAGTAATCGAACAGGTGCAAAGTCAATCCATTGAAGGAGAAAAACTTAAGATTTCCTTTAGTGCAAAATATATGATGGACGCGTTAAAAGCCATTGAAGGAACAGAAATCTATGTGAACTTCACCGGGGCCATGAGACCGTTCGTATTGAAACCACTTCATGATGATTCCATTCTTCAATTGATTCTTCCAGTAAGAACGTACTAA
- the yaaA gene encoding S4 domain-containing protein YaaA codes for MAKEITIETEIITLGQFLKLAEVIQSGGMAKWFLSEYEVYINGEQDQRRGRKLTIGDTIEIPEVGVFVVAGE; via the coding sequence GTGGCGAAAGAGATCACCATTGAAACGGAAATCATCACATTGGGACAATTCCTAAAGCTAGCTGAAGTAATTCAGTCCGGCGGGATGGCAAAGTGGTTCTTAAGTGAATATGAAGTATACATAAATGGCGAACAAGACCAAAGAAGAGGCAGAAAACTCACAATTGGTGACACAATTGAAATTCCCGAAGTAGGAGTATTTGTGGTTGCTGGAGAATAA
- a CDS encoding extracellular matrix/biofilm biosynthesis regulator RemA family protein: MYIHVGEDVMVRTDEIIAIIDRDTVQFSEEIQHFLKTKDKNLCNLAKGSYKSLVITSNQLYLSPLASSTLKKRSKKYSNYENLL; encoded by the coding sequence TTGTACATACATGTTGGAGAAGATGTCATGGTACGTACAGATGAAATCATCGCTATTATTGATCGAGACACCGTTCAATTTTCAGAAGAAATTCAACACTTTTTAAAAACGAAAGATAAAAACCTTTGTAATCTTGCAAAGGGTTCATATAAATCTCTTGTTATCACATCGAATCAGTTGTATCTTTCACCACTGGCATCAAGTACGTTAAAGAAAAGATCAAAGAAATACTCAAACTATGAGAATTTATTATAG
- the gyrA gene encoding DNA gyrase subunit A yields MAEIPRSNVKEINISSEMRSSFLDYAMSVIVSRALPDARDGLKPVHRRILYAMNDLGMTAEKAYKKSARIVGEVIGKYHPHGDSAVYDTMVRMAQDFNYRYMLVDGHGNFGSVDGDAAAAMRYTEARMSKISMELIRDINKDTIDYKDNYDGTEREPEVLPARFPNLLVNGSSGIAVGMATNIPPHNLGEVIDGILALSKDPDITIQELMEFIYGPDFPTAGLIVGRSGIRRAYETGKGSITMRARVEIEQKSNGKETIIVHQIPYQVNKARLIEKIADLVRDKKIDGITDLRDESDRNGMRIVIEVRKDANANVLLNNLYKQTALQTSFGINLLALVDGQPKVLNLKECLYHYLQHQRVVIRRRTEFELRKAEARAHILEGLRIALDHIDEIIALIRGSQTTELAKQGLMENFSLSDKQAQAILDMRLQRLTGLEREKIEDEYQELVKQIAELKAILADDEKVLEIIREELIEIKERFNDERRSEIVAGGIENIEDEDLIPRENIVVSLTHNGYIKRLPVSTYRSQKRGGRGIQGMGTNDEDFVENLLTTSTHDTILFFTNKGKAYRAKGYEIPEFSRTAKGLPIINLLGVEKDEWINAMIRVEEFVDDWYLFFTTKQGISKRTPVSDFANIRTNGLIAINLRENDELISVKLTDGEKDMIIGTKKGMLIRFPETDVRSMGRTATGVKGINLSDDDIVVGMEILEEKSDVLVVTVNGYGKRTPASEYRVQTRGGKGLKTCNVTERNGELVSVKAVTGEEDLMIITAHGVLIRMDVNDISTTGRNTQGVKLIRLQESEFVSTVAKVEKEDEEETEAPVETSEGMEQPDNEDQTSSENAEEVSEDPEE; encoded by the coding sequence ATGGCAGAAATACCAAGATCGAATGTTAAAGAAATTAATATAAGTAGTGAAATGCGCTCGTCTTTCCTGGATTATGCGATGAGTGTTATCGTTTCCCGTGCACTACCGGATGCACGTGACGGCCTGAAACCTGTCCATCGTCGTATTTTGTATGCGATGAATGACCTGGGCATGACGGCTGAAAAAGCATATAAGAAATCAGCCCGTATCGTCGGTGAAGTAATCGGTAAGTACCACCCCCATGGTGACTCAGCTGTTTATGACACAATGGTGCGTATGGCACAGGATTTCAACTATCGTTATATGCTTGTGGACGGTCATGGTAACTTCGGTTCCGTTGATGGAGACGCAGCTGCGGCCATGCGTTACACAGAAGCACGTATGTCCAAAATTTCTATGGAACTCATTCGTGACATTAATAAAGATACAATTGATTATAAAGATAACTATGATGGTACCGAGAGAGAGCCGGAAGTTTTACCTGCCCGTTTCCCTAACCTGTTAGTAAACGGTTCTTCAGGTATTGCAGTAGGAATGGCAACGAACATTCCACCTCATAATCTTGGAGAAGTCATCGATGGAATCCTTGCGTTAAGTAAAGATCCCGACATTACGATTCAAGAGCTGATGGAATTCATCTATGGACCTGATTTCCCTACTGCCGGGCTAATTGTAGGAAGAAGCGGGATCCGTCGTGCCTATGAAACAGGTAAAGGTTCCATCACCATGCGTGCCCGTGTGGAAATTGAACAAAAAAGCAACGGAAAAGAAACGATTATCGTTCATCAAATTCCATATCAAGTAAATAAAGCGAGACTGATCGAGAAAATTGCCGATCTTGTTCGTGATAAGAAGATTGATGGCATCACAGATTTACGTGATGAATCGGACCGTAATGGTATGCGTATCGTGATTGAAGTAAGAAAAGATGCGAATGCGAACGTCTTGCTTAATAATCTCTATAAGCAAACGGCCCTTCAAACAAGCTTTGGTATTAACCTTTTGGCACTTGTTGATGGCCAGCCAAAGGTATTGAATTTAAAAGAGTGTCTATATCATTACTTACAACATCAACGCGTCGTCATTCGTCGTAGAACGGAATTCGAATTACGCAAAGCTGAAGCAAGAGCTCATATTTTAGAAGGACTGCGCATCGCCTTAGATCATATTGATGAAATCATTGCCCTGATCCGTGGCTCTCAAACTACGGAACTTGCGAAACAAGGCTTGATGGAGAACTTCTCCCTATCTGACAAACAAGCTCAAGCGATCCTGGATATGCGTCTTCAACGTTTAACCGGTTTAGAACGAGAAAAAATTGAAGACGAGTATCAAGAACTAGTGAAGCAGATTGCAGAATTGAAAGCGATCTTAGCAGATGATGAAAAAGTTCTTGAAATCATTCGTGAAGAGCTTATCGAAATCAAAGAACGCTTCAATGATGAAAGAAGATCAGAAATCGTAGCGGGTGGAATTGAGAATATTGAAGATGAAGACTTAATTCCAAGAGAAAACATTGTCGTATCTCTTACTCATAACGGATACATCAAGCGCCTGCCTGTCTCAACCTACCGCAGTCAAAAGCGTGGAGGAAGAGGAATCCAGGGAATGGGTACCAATGATGAGGACTTTGTTGAAAATTTACTGACAACTTCAACTCATGATACGATTCTATTCTTTACAAACAAAGGAAAAGCATACCGTGCGAAAGGATATGAAATTCCTGAATTCAGTCGTACAGCTAAAGGACTTCCGATCATCAACCTGCTTGGGGTAGAAAAAGATGAGTGGATCAATGCCATGATCCGAGTGGAAGAATTCGTGGACGACTGGTACTTATTCTTTACTACGAAGCAAGGAATCTCAAAACGTACGCCGGTATCAGATTTCGCCAATATCCGTACGAACGGTCTGATCGCCATTAACCTTCGGGAAAACGATGAGCTCATTTCCGTCAAACTGACTGATGGAGAGAAAGATATGATCATCGGAACGAAAAAAGGTATGCTCATTCGTTTCCCTGAAACGGATGTTCGTTCAATGGGAAGAACTGCTACAGGAGTAAAAGGAATTAACCTGAGTGATGATGACATTGTTGTAGGAATGGAAATTTTGGAAGAGAAGAGCGATGTCTTAGTTGTAACGGTGAATGGTTACGGTAAACGTACGCCTGCCAGTGAATATAGAGTTCAAACACGTGGCGGTAAAGGCTTAAAAACATGTAATGTAACGGAACGTAACGGAGAGCTGGTCTCTGTTAAAGCCGTTACAGGTGAAGAAGACTTAATGATCATCACGGCACATGGTGTTCTTATCCGTATGGATGTGAATGATATTTCCACTACTGGCCGTAACACTCAAGGAGTTAAACTGATCCGTCTTCAAGAAAGCGAATTTGTTTCAACCGTTGCCAAGGTTGAAAAAGAAGATGAAGAAGAAACGGAAGCACCCGTTGAAACTTCTGAAGGAATGGAACAACCAGATAACGAAGATCAAACATCCTCTGAAAATGCAGAAGAGGTAAGTGAAGATCCAGAAGAATAA
- the gyrB gene encoding DNA topoisomerase (ATP-hydrolyzing) subunit B, which produces MEQKQGQSYDENQIQVLEGLEAVRKRPGMYIGSTSGRGLHHLVWEIVDNSIDEALAGYCNEIEVIIEEDNSITVTDNGRGIPVGIHEKMGRPAVEVIMTVLHAGGKFGGGGYKVSGGLHGVGASVVNALSTELEVHVHRDGNIYYQKFEKGVPSFDLKVIGETEKTGTIIHFTPDPEIFTETTEYEYDILANRIRELAFLNRGIQISIEDKRGEGKRRDYHYEGGIKSYVEHLNRSKEVIHEEPIYIEGEKDDITIEIAIQYNDGFASNLYSFANNIHTHEGGTHESGFKTALTRVINDYARKNNVFKESDANLSGEDVREGLTAIISIKHPDPQFEGQTKTKLGNSEARTITDSLFSEHLETFLLENPVVARKVVEKGLMAARARLAAKKARELTRRKSALEISSLPGKLADCSSKDPSISEIYVVEGDSAGGSAKQGRDRHFQAILPLRGKIINVEKARLDKILSNNEVRAIITALGTGIGEDFNLAKARYHKIVIMTDADVDGAHIRTLLLTFFYRYMRNIIEAGYIYIAQPPLYKIQQGKKIEYAYNDKELDRILAEISPTPKPGIQRYKGLGEMNPEQLWETTMDPESRTLLQVSLQDAIEADETFDILMGDKVEPRRNFIEENAAYVKNLDI; this is translated from the coding sequence ATGGAACAAAAACAAGGTCAATCCTATGATGAAAATCAGATTCAGGTTTTAGAAGGATTAGAGGCCGTTCGTAAAAGACCTGGTATGTATATTGGATCAACAAGCGGAAGAGGCTTGCATCATTTGGTGTGGGAAATTGTTGATAACAGTATCGATGAAGCGTTAGCCGGTTACTGTAATGAAATCGAAGTCATTATCGAAGAAGATAACAGTATTACTGTTACAGATAATGGACGTGGTATCCCTGTCGGTATTCACGAAAAAATGGGACGTCCTGCCGTTGAGGTAATCATGACGGTCCTTCACGCCGGTGGTAAATTCGGCGGCGGTGGATATAAAGTATCAGGAGGTCTCCACGGAGTTGGGGCATCAGTAGTAAATGCTCTTTCCACAGAACTTGAAGTCCATGTTCATCGTGATGGAAACATCTATTATCAAAAATTCGAAAAAGGTGTTCCGAGCTTCGATCTTAAGGTGATCGGAGAAACAGAAAAGACGGGAACGATCATTCACTTCACTCCAGATCCTGAAATCTTTACTGAAACGACGGAATACGAATATGACATACTTGCAAACCGTATTCGCGAACTGGCTTTCTTAAACAGAGGGATCCAAATCAGCATTGAAGATAAGCGCGGAGAAGGGAAACGAAGAGATTACCATTATGAAGGTGGAATTAAGTCCTACGTTGAACATCTTAATCGCTCTAAAGAAGTCATCCATGAAGAACCGATCTACATTGAAGGCGAAAAAGACGACATTACGATTGAAATCGCCATTCAATATAACGATGGTTTCGCAAGCAATCTTTATTCCTTCGCCAATAACATCCATACTCATGAGGGTGGAACACATGAGTCCGGATTTAAAACGGCTTTAACGAGAGTCATTAACGACTATGCCCGAAAAAATAACGTGTTTAAAGAGAGCGATGCGAATCTTTCAGGGGAAGATGTTCGTGAAGGATTAACAGCGATCATCTCGATTAAACATCCTGATCCCCAATTCGAAGGTCAAACAAAAACAAAGCTCGGAAACTCAGAAGCAAGAACGATTACCGATTCCCTTTTCTCCGAGCATTTAGAAACATTCTTACTTGAAAACCCGGTTGTCGCTCGAAAAGTAGTAGAGAAAGGACTAATGGCTGCACGTGCCCGACTGGCTGCGAAAAAAGCAAGGGAGCTTACCCGTCGTAAGAGTGCTCTGGAAATCTCCAGCTTACCTGGTAAATTAGCAGACTGTTCCTCTAAAGACCCGAGCATCAGTGAAATCTACGTGGTTGAGGGTGACTCAGCCGGCGGATCTGCTAAACAAGGCCGTGATCGTCACTTCCAAGCCATCCTTCCTCTACGTGGTAAAATCATTAACGTAGAAAAGGCACGTCTGGATAAGATCCTGTCAAATAACGAGGTTCGTGCGATTATAACAGCTCTCGGGACGGGGATTGGAGAAGACTTCAATCTGGCTAAAGCAAGATACCATAAAATCGTGATCATGACCGATGCCGACGTCGATGGCGCACATATTCGTACGCTATTATTAACGTTCTTCTATCGCTACATGAGAAACATTATTGAAGCAGGCTATATCTACATCGCTCAACCACCTTTGTACAAAATACAACAAGGGAAGAAAATCGAATACGCCTACAATGATAAAGAACTGGATCGCATACTTGCAGAAATCTCCCCGACGCCTAAACCTGGAATCCAGCGTTACAAAGGTCTTGGAGAGATGAACCCTGAACAACTATGGGAAACAACAATGGATCCGGAATCAAGAACCCTGCTGCAAGTGAGTCTTCAAGATGCGATCGAAGCCGACGAAACCTTTGATATCCTGATGGGTGACAAAGTAGAGCCAAGACGTAACTTCATCGAGGAAAACGCAGCGTACGTTAAGAACCTGGATATCTAA
- a CDS encoding HD-GYP domain-containing protein: MKVHRGEIQLGCIVAEDIMGMAASPIIPKNTVIEEEHLNILQAFHITELVIKKTKADGRPFRTPVSNDKEIVEEEIKEPVGFIDLYLMTLKEFKKEFVNWQSGTSVNVARVRELMLPVIQTVEQNHTYVYSLHQYCTKKDYLFHHAISVGIISAMLGKKLGLNPGQVNQLALAGVLADCGMAKVSPHILTKEQPLTESEFKEVKLHTANGYKMVKDTPLLKTETKLAIFQHHERFDGTGYPASEKNNRIHLYSQIVGIADVFHAMTSERIYRSKQPVFKVLDMISEDLFGKFDIKVVNGLLQLLGDLRTGTSVRLSTGQYGEVMYTKPNAYTKPIVKINKTEELVDLSRQKEIYISEVFV; this comes from the coding sequence TTGAAGGTACATCGTGGAGAGATACAATTAGGGTGCATCGTAGCAGAAGATATTATGGGAATGGCAGCCAGTCCGATCATTCCAAAGAATACAGTAATAGAAGAAGAACATCTAAATATTCTTCAAGCATTCCATATAACAGAGCTCGTAATAAAGAAAACAAAAGCGGATGGACGTCCATTTAGAACACCGGTCTCTAATGATAAAGAGATAGTGGAGGAAGAAATCAAAGAGCCAGTCGGATTCATCGATCTTTATTTAATGACGCTCAAGGAATTTAAGAAAGAATTCGTGAATTGGCAATCAGGAACTTCTGTTAATGTTGCAAGGGTGAGAGAGTTAATGCTGCCGGTGATCCAAACGGTAGAACAGAACCATACATATGTATATTCTCTTCATCAATATTGTACGAAAAAAGATTATCTTTTTCACCATGCCATTTCAGTGGGTATCATAAGTGCCATGCTAGGAAAGAAGTTAGGCTTGAATCCTGGTCAGGTGAACCAGCTGGCTTTAGCGGGAGTCCTTGCAGACTGCGGAATGGCCAAGGTGAGTCCACACATATTAACGAAAGAACAGCCTTTAACAGAGAGCGAATTTAAAGAAGTAAAGCTGCATACAGCCAACGGGTATAAAATGGTTAAAGACACTCCATTGTTAAAAACGGAAACAAAACTGGCGATCTTTCAACATCACGAACGATTTGACGGTACCGGCTACCCGGCATCTGAGAAAAATAATCGTATTCATCTTTACTCTCAGATTGTTGGAATCGCCGATGTCTTTCATGCCATGACATCAGAAAGAATATATAGAAGCAAGCAACCTGTATTTAAAGTACTGGATATGATCAGTGAAGATTTATTTGGTAAATTCGATATTAAAGTCGTTAATGGTCTTCTTCAACTACTGGGAGATTTAAGGACAGGCACCTCAGTAAGACTTTCAACCGGCCAGTACGGAGAAGTCATGTATACCAAGCCAAACGCATATACAAAGCCCATCGTAAAAATAAACAAAACGGAAGAACTCGTAGACCTGTCTCGGCAAAAAGAGATTTATATATCAGAAGTTTTTGTTTAG